From a region of the Halomonas sp. HL-93 genome:
- a CDS encoding heavy metal translocating P-type ATPase yields MTTRQQDTRDTARLNVQGMDCGGCERKVESALEGLSQVEQVSASSMSGTVSVTGYVGQALDHDALSRTLAKIGYPVVDASPTASSTPPWWGSAKGRLVLVSGALLVIAWLLAWRLPEVGAWPFILATLVGWVPIGQAAWRALRMGNPLTIEMLMTIAALGALAIGAAAEAAVVVFLFAVGELLEGVAAGQARRRIAALANLAPSTARLLEGDAIRDVPADALTPGQRVLVRPGDRVPCDGRIVTGASHLDESPINGESVPRQRAVGEDIWAGTVNLDAALEVEVTRGAADNTIARIIHLVEEAQAAKAPVARFIDRFARWYMPLVVGVALLVAVVPPWLTGLAWSESVYRALALLLIACPCALVISTPAAIAAGLSTAARRGLLIKGGAVLEQLGKLQRVAVDKTGTLTAGAPSVTDVEGWDEPSEQEIVRLAAALEQDSNHPVAKAIVQHAQKLGLSLGRASESQAQAGQGVSGQFEGRELTLVSPRHWRGTQSQQACIAALEAQGKTVVLLLDGECALGVVALRDEPREDTPAAIAALNRLGVSVVMLSGDNARTVAAMGEQLGIDAEGELMPEDKAQRVRDWQAQGLGPVGKVGDGINDAPALAAADVGIAMGGGTDVALETADAALLKNRVMGVAELIALSRATLRNVKTNVALALGFKALFLVSTVLGITGMWVAVMADTGATVLVTLNAMRLLGYRFRSPVLGNGR; encoded by the coding sequence ATGACCACTCGCCAGCAAGACACCCGCGACACCGCCCGTCTCAACGTTCAGGGAATGGACTGTGGCGGCTGCGAGCGCAAGGTGGAATCTGCACTTGAAGGGCTGTCCCAGGTCGAGCAGGTCAGCGCCTCGAGCATGAGCGGCACGGTAAGTGTGACCGGTTATGTCGGTCAAGCGCTGGACCACGACGCCCTGTCGCGAACGCTTGCAAAAATCGGCTACCCCGTGGTGGACGCCTCGCCCACGGCGTCCTCGACGCCGCCCTGGTGGGGCTCGGCAAAAGGGCGGCTGGTATTGGTCAGCGGCGCTTTGCTGGTGATTGCGTGGCTGTTGGCCTGGCGCTTGCCAGAAGTAGGGGCCTGGCCATTCATATTGGCCACGCTGGTCGGGTGGGTGCCGATCGGGCAGGCCGCCTGGCGCGCGCTGCGCATGGGCAATCCGCTGACCATTGAAATGCTGATGACCATTGCGGCGCTGGGAGCATTAGCCATTGGGGCCGCAGCAGAGGCCGCGGTGGTGGTGTTTTTGTTTGCCGTCGGTGAGCTGCTTGAAGGCGTAGCCGCCGGGCAGGCGCGTCGGCGCATTGCGGCCCTTGCCAACCTCGCCCCCTCAACGGCTCGCTTACTTGAGGGCGACGCCATCCGCGACGTACCGGCGGATGCGTTAACGCCTGGTCAGCGGGTACTGGTGCGACCGGGGGATCGCGTGCCCTGCGACGGGCGAATTGTAACGGGGGCGTCGCACCTCGACGAATCGCCCATCAACGGCGAGTCTGTTCCCCGGCAACGGGCAGTCGGCGAGGATATCTGGGCGGGCACGGTCAACCTCGACGCGGCGTTAGAGGTAGAGGTAACCCGTGGCGCCGCCGACAATACCATTGCCCGGATTATTCATCTGGTAGAAGAGGCGCAGGCCGCAAAAGCGCCCGTGGCCCGCTTTATCGACCGGTTTGCCCGTTGGTACATGCCGTTGGTGGTGGGGGTGGCGTTGCTTGTGGCAGTGGTGCCGCCCTGGCTGACCGGGCTTGCCTGGTCCGAGTCGGTCTATCGGGCATTGGCGCTTTTGTTAATCGCCTGCCCGTGCGCGCTGGTGATCTCGACGCCGGCGGCCATTGCTGCGGGGCTTTCAACCGCAGCACGACGTGGGTTGTTGATCAAAGGCGGCGCCGTACTTGAACAGCTGGGTAAGCTCCAGCGCGTGGCCGTGGATAAAACCGGCACCCTGACGGCAGGCGCGCCCAGCGTGACCGACGTGGAAGGCTGGGACGAGCCGAGTGAGCAAGAAATTGTACGATTGGCCGCCGCGCTGGAGCAGGACTCCAATCACCCGGTGGCGAAGGCCATTGTGCAGCATGCCCAAAAGCTGGGCCTGTCGCTGGGCAGGGCGTCTGAAAGCCAAGCCCAGGCCGGGCAGGGTGTCAGCGGTCAGTTTGAAGGTCGCGAGTTAACCCTGGTGAGCCCGCGCCACTGGCGAGGCACTCAATCCCAGCAGGCATGCATTGCTGCGCTTGAGGCACAGGGCAAAACGGTGGTTCTGCTGCTGGATGGCGAGTGTGCTTTGGGCGTTGTGGCGTTGCGCGACGAGCCTCGTGAGGATACGCCCGCGGCGATTGCAGCACTTAACCGCTTGGGGGTTAGCGTGGTGATGCTCAGTGGTGATAACGCGCGTACGGTGGCAGCGATGGGTGAGCAGCTTGGTATTGACGCCGAGGGCGAACTGATGCCCGAGGACAAAGCCCAGCGCGTACGCGACTGGCAGGCGCAAGGGCTTGGCCCAGTGGGTAAAGTCGGTGACGGCATCAATGATGCTCCCGCCTTGGCCGCAGCGGATGTGGGGATTGCCATGGGCGGCGGTACTGACGTGGCCCTGGAAACCGCGGATGCAGCATTGCTGAAAAATCGCGTGATGGGGGTTGCCGAACTAATAGCGCTGTCGCGGGCGACGTTGCGTAACGTCAAGACTAACGTAGCGCTAGCGCTGGGCTTCAAGGCGTTGTTTCTGGTGTCGACCGTGCTGGGCATCACCGGCATGTGGGTCGCGGTGATGGCCGATACCGGTGCTACCGTGCTGGTGACGCTTAACGCGATGCGTCTGTTGGGCTATCGATTCCGCTCACCGGTCCTCGGTAACGGCCGGTGA
- a CDS encoding isocitrate dehydrogenase: MSHSIAVIKGDGIGPEIMDATLRVLDALDCGLEYEFIDAGLGALEKHGTLIPQESLAAIEKHGIALKGPLTTPIGKGFSSINVQLRRHFDLYANVRPAISFPGTRSRYDDIDMITVRENTEGAYLADGQEYTDDGDTALSVIKVTRKGSERIVRYAFELAKNNGRKKVTAVHKANIIKTSSGLFLEVAREIAEEYPDIEFQEMIVDNACMQLVMNPHQFDVVVTTNLFGDIMSDLCAGLVGGLGLAPGANIGEKAAIFEAVHGSAPDIEGKKIANPCALLLAAAQMLDHLNMDEKATAIRKGIRDVLENRRDMVTPDMGGTGTTDTFAEALVDYVGR; the protein is encoded by the coding sequence ATGAGCCATTCCATAGCAGTGATCAAAGGCGACGGTATCGGCCCCGAAATCATGGACGCCACGCTACGCGTGCTAGACGCCCTGGATTGTGGCTTGGAGTACGAATTTATCGACGCTGGGCTGGGCGCATTGGAGAAACATGGCACGCTGATTCCCCAGGAATCACTGGCTGCCATTGAGAAACATGGCATTGCGCTCAAAGGTCCGCTGACCACGCCGATTGGTAAAGGCTTCTCTTCCATCAACGTGCAGCTTCGCCGTCATTTTGATCTCTACGCCAATGTGCGCCCCGCCATCAGTTTTCCCGGCACGCGTTCGCGCTACGACGATATCGATATGATCACCGTTCGGGAAAACACCGAAGGTGCTTACCTCGCCGATGGTCAGGAATATACCGATGATGGCGACACCGCGCTGTCGGTCATCAAGGTGACCCGCAAAGGCTCCGAGCGCATTGTGCGTTACGCCTTCGAATTGGCCAAAAACAATGGCCGCAAGAAAGTCACGGCGGTGCACAAGGCCAACATTATCAAGACCAGTTCAGGGCTCTTTCTGGAGGTTGCCCGGGAAATCGCCGAGGAATATCCCGATATCGAATTTCAGGAGATGATCGTCGATAACGCTTGCATGCAGCTGGTCATGAACCCACACCAGTTCGATGTGGTAGTGACCACCAACCTGTTTGGCGACATCATGTCTGACCTGTGTGCGGGTCTGGTCGGCGGGTTAGGTCTGGCACCGGGCGCCAACATTGGCGAAAAAGCGGCCATTTTCGAAGCCGTGCACGGCTCCGCACCGGATATCGAAGGCAAAAAGATTGCCAACCCCTGCGCGCTGCTATTAGCCGCTGCGCAAATGCTCGACCACCTGAACATGGACGAGAAAGCGACGGCTATCCGCAAGGGGATTCGTGACGTGCTGGAAAATCGTCGCGATATGGTCACCCCCGATATGGGCGGCACCGGCACCACCGATACATTTGCTGAAGCACTGGTAGATTACGTCGGCCGGTAA